Proteins encoded within one genomic window of Triticum aestivum cultivar Chinese Spring chromosome 2D, IWGSC CS RefSeq v2.1, whole genome shotgun sequence:
- the LOC123055155 gene encoding uncharacterized protein isoform X1, with product MATATAMAVAGAAASCSLACASRPPRPPRRRGTAPPRAAAEAVEIRVCTNRTCARQGGREVLAALEGLSPPPPRVDVASCGCLGRCGAGPNVGASVPGRGNAVFGHVGTAARAARLLEHLLGAAEFDAAAGLAALALREKAEAALAEGDAAQAEALFTESIAMDAPGGLHLAYGGRCKARLAIGDTAGALADADEATRIAPKFPQFIGQLYTLKIWCLPFLIKAARNLPASEASSLVGNIYAVSLVARGRAVCNGRVPLGRGCVCTRLGS from the exons atggcgacggcgacggcgatggccgTGGCGGGAGCAGCCGCCTCCTGCTCCCTCGCCTGCGCCTCccggccgccgcgcccgccgcgccGGAGAGGTACCGCGCCGCCGCGCGCTGCTGCGGAGGCGGTGGAGATACGGGTCTGCACGAACCGCACGTGCGCGCGGCAGGGCGGGCGCGAGGTGCTCGCGGCGCTCGAGGGGctctcgccgcccccgccgcgcgtCGACGTGGCGTCCTGCGGTTGCCTGGGCCGCTGCGGGGCCGGGCCCAACGTCGGCGCCTCCGTCCCGGGCCGCGGCAACGCCGTGTTCGGCCACGTGGGCACGGCGGCCCGCGCCGCGCGGCTCCTGGAGCACCTCCTCGGCGCCGCCGAGTTCGACGCAGCCGCGGGGCTCGCCGCGCTGGCCCTACGGGAGAAGGCCGAGGCCGCGCTCGCCGAGGGGGACGCCGCCCAGGCGGAGGCCCTCTTCACCGAG AGCATTGCGATGGATGCTCCCGGTGGACTGCATCTGGCCTACGGAGGCag GTGTAAGGCGAGACTGGCGATTGGGGATACCGCCGGCGCGCTCGCGGATGCCGATGAAGCGACAAGGATAGCTCCCAAATTTCCTCAG TTTATCGGACAATTATACACACTTAAAATTTGGTGCTTGCCTTTCTTGATAAAAGCTGCACGTAACCTTCCTGCCTCTGAAGCATCAAGTCTTGTGGGCAATATATATGCAGTGTCACTTGTTGCGAGGGGACGCGCTGTTTGCAATGGGAGAGTACCACTCGGCAGAGGATGCGTTTGCACGCGCCTTGGATCTTGA
- the LOC123055155 gene encoding small glutamine-rich tetratricopeptide repeat-containing protein 2 isoform X2 translates to MATATAMAVAGAAASCSLACASRPPRPPRRRGTAPPRAAAEAVEIRVCTNRTCARQGGREVLAALEGLSPPPPRVDVASCGCLGRCGAGPNVGASVPGRGNAVFGHVGTAARAARLLEHLLGAAEFDAAAGLAALALREKAEAALAEGDAAQAEALFTESIAMDAPGGLHLAYGGRCKARLAIGDTAGALADADEATRIAPKFPQCHLLRGDALFAMGEYHSAEDAFARALDLDPSIRRSKSFKARLEKLREKLVSVSSSS, encoded by the exons atggcgacggcgacggcgatggccgTGGCGGGAGCAGCCGCCTCCTGCTCCCTCGCCTGCGCCTCccggccgccgcgcccgccgcgccGGAGAGGTACCGCGCCGCCGCGCGCTGCTGCGGAGGCGGTGGAGATACGGGTCTGCACGAACCGCACGTGCGCGCGGCAGGGCGGGCGCGAGGTGCTCGCGGCGCTCGAGGGGctctcgccgcccccgccgcgcgtCGACGTGGCGTCCTGCGGTTGCCTGGGCCGCTGCGGGGCCGGGCCCAACGTCGGCGCCTCCGTCCCGGGCCGCGGCAACGCCGTGTTCGGCCACGTGGGCACGGCGGCCCGCGCCGCGCGGCTCCTGGAGCACCTCCTCGGCGCCGCCGAGTTCGACGCAGCCGCGGGGCTCGCCGCGCTGGCCCTACGGGAGAAGGCCGAGGCCGCGCTCGCCGAGGGGGACGCCGCCCAGGCGGAGGCCCTCTTCACCGAG AGCATTGCGATGGATGCTCCCGGTGGACTGCATCTGGCCTACGGAGGCag GTGTAAGGCGAGACTGGCGATTGGGGATACCGCCGGCGCGCTCGCGGATGCCGATGAAGCGACAAGGATAGCTCCCAAATTTCCTCAG TGTCACTTGTTGCGAGGGGACGCGCTGTTTGCAATGGGAGAGTACCACTCGGCAGAGGATGCGTTTGCACGCGCCTTGGATCTTGACCCATCTATTCGTCGCTCCAAGTCTTTCAAG GCCCGCTTGGAAAAGCTACGGGAGAAGCTTGTCAGTGTCAGCAGTTCATCATAG
- the LOC123055156 gene encoding ubiquinone biosynthesis protein COQ4 homolog, mitochondrial, whose protein sequence is MLAARVNLKGWQQVAVAVGSAFGALLDPKRADLIAALGETTGKPAFERVLQRMKNSAEGREILLERPRVISTRVSHAWDMPENTFGAAYAQFMGSRNFSPDDRPPVRFMETDDLAFVATRAREVHDFWHVLFGLPTNLIGETALKVIEFEQMFLPMCMLSVVGGSARFSEKQRRLFFQHYFPWATKAGVKATDLMSVYYEKHFHEDLEEVRRNWGIVTCPDPKATSSA, encoded by the exons ATGTTGGCGGCGCGTGTGAACCTCAAGGGCTGGCAGCAGGTGGCTGTTGCAGTCGGTTCGGCGTTCGGGGCCTTGCTTGATCCGAAGAGAGCTGATCTGATTGCTGCGCTTGGGGAGACCACCGGGAAGCCAGCGTTCGAGCGTGTGCTCCAGCGCATGAAGAACAGCGCCGAAGGCAGG GAAATTCTTTTGGAGCGTCCTCGGGTTATATCCACTCGGGTTTCACACGCCTGGGACATGCCTGAGAACACGTTTGGTGCTGCCTATGCTCAGTTCATGGGATCAAGGAACTTCTCGCCGGACGACCGCCCACCAGTTCGCTTCATGGAGACCGACGACCTCGCCTTCGTCGCGACCCGTGCCCGTGAGGTGCACGACTTCTGGCACGTGCTGTTCGGCCTCCCGACCAACCTGATCGGCGAGACTGCTCTCAAGGTGATCGAGTTCGAGCAGATGTTCCTCCCGATGTGCATGCTCTCTGTCGTCGGGGGCTCCGCGAGGTTCAGCGAGAAGCAGAGGAGGCTGTTCTTCCAGCACTATTTCCCATGGGCGACCAAGGCAGGTGTCAAGGCTACTGATCTGATGTCCGTGTACTATGAGAAGCACTTCCATGAAGATCTGGAGGAGGTGAGGAGGAACTGGGGGATCGTGACATGCCCGGATCCCAAGGCGACGAGCAGTGCTTAG
- the LOC123050579 gene encoding F-box protein At5g65850-like: protein MRRRRRRQRAPSLESADIIREILLKLPTRSVTRCRCVPRLWRDVVADPTFRRLHAEAEAAGHLPVTSEALLVMETREDCKPDEASFFCVSSSKTTPMPHRVVIPSGYSLSSVCNGLLCFALDSAAEVPAFICNPLTGETAILPMAASKWHRKGPTIYHQFALGFSPSTKEYKLFRSRKTTFHCASLLSPWQHHNRLGVPKQKDNISSVNCCFHCADTNENITYVLSYLKLPASINTRTPLGNAGSNPP from the coding sequence ATGCGGAGGAGGCGAAGGCGACAACGAGCTCCGTCGCTGGAATCCGCAGACATTATCCGGGAGATCCTGCTCAAGCTGCCCACCAGGAGCGTCACTCGCTGCCGCTGCGTCCCCAGGCTCTGGCGCGATGTCGTCGCCGACCCCACCTTCCGCAGACTccacgccgaggccgaggccgccggccACCTCCCCGTCACGTCGGAGGCCCTGCTCGTCATGGAGACCCGTGAGGATTGCAAGCCCGACGAGGCCAGTTTCTTCTGCGTCTCCTCGTCCAAGACAACGCCCATGCCCCACCGAGTCGTCATCCCCAGCGGCTACAGCCTCTCCAGCGTGTGCAATGGCCTACTTTGCTTCGCCCTCGACTCCGCCGCCGAGGTGCCGGCATTCATCTGCAACCCTCTTACGGGCGAGACGGCGATCCTTCCCATGGCGGCGTCCAAGTGGCACCGGAAAGGCCCTACCATCTACCATCAGTTCGCCTTGGGGTTCAGTCCTTCCACCAAGGAGTACAAGCTGTTCCGAAGCAGAAAGACAACATTTCATTGTGCCAGCCTGCTCTCACCTTGGCAACACCACAATCGCCTTGGTGTGCCGAAGCAGAAAGACAACATTTCGAGCGTAAATTGTTGCTTTCATTGTGCCGACACGAATGAAAACATCACGTATGTGCTGAGTTATCTCAAACTGCCGGCAAGTATCAACACGAGAACACCTCTTGGCAATGCAGGATCGAACCCGCCATAG